One Azospirillum sp. TSA2s genomic region harbors:
- the tssB gene encoding type VI secretion system contractile sheath small subunit — MASIHQKLDRVRKPRVHITYDVETEGATVVKELPFVVGVLGDFSGDPTEPLKPLKDRKFIQIDRDNFNDVMARMTPGLKMKVDNTLADDGTQLSVDLAFKSMEDFEPGRVVQQVEPLRKLLETRNQLRDLLSKADRSEELEGLLERVLQNTDELKALSGELGTETKEG; from the coding sequence ATGGCGAGTATCCACCAGAAGCTGGATCGCGTGCGCAAGCCCCGCGTCCACATCACCTACGACGTCGAGACCGAAGGCGCGACCGTCGTCAAGGAGCTGCCCTTCGTCGTGGGCGTCCTCGGCGACTTCTCGGGCGATCCGACCGAGCCGCTGAAGCCGCTGAAGGACCGCAAGTTCATTCAGATCGACCGCGACAACTTCAACGACGTCATGGCCCGCATGACGCCCGGCCTGAAGATGAAGGTCGACAACACCCTGGCCGACGACGGCACCCAGCTGTCGGTCGATCTCGCCTTCAAGTCGATGGAGGATTTCGAGCCGGGCCGCGTCGTCCAGCAGGTCGAGCCGCTGCGCAAGCTGCTGGAGACCCGCAACCAGCTGCGCGACCTGCTGAGCAAGGCCGACCGCTCGGAAGAGCTGGAAGGTCTGCTGGAGCGCGTCCTGCAGAACACCGACGAGCTGAAGGCGCTGAGCGGTGAGCTCGGCACCGAGACGAAGGAGGGCTGA
- the tssC gene encoding type VI secretion system contractile sheath large subunit, whose product MSDAQTQGAAAAGAVAEGTGLSILDQAIAATKQTEPDRAQELLRTLTQEALAGTVTFNKNLGQTINKAIAAIDAKISKQLNAIMHHEKFQKLEGSWRGLNYLVMNSETGSTLKIRVMNCPKKDLYKDISKAVEFDQSNLFKKIYENEFGIAGGEPYGALIGDYEFTNHPDDMELLTGVSNVAAAAFAPFISAASPKLFGFEDMTELSKPRDLEKIFDSVEYTKWRSFRESDDSRFVTLTMPRVLARMPYGANTKPVEEFEYEEAPYEGGIARPMAHNDYCWMNASYAMGQRLTNAFSQYGWCTAIRGAEGGGKVENLPFHTFTSDDGDSDAKCPTEIGITDRREAELSKLGFLPLCHYKNQDYAVFFGAQTTQKPKKYDRPEATANAAISARLPYIMATSRFAHYLKIMARDKIGSFMEASDCEAWLNRWILNYVNGNEAAGQEMKAKYPLAEAKVQVKEIPGKPGSYNAVAWMRPWLQMEELTTSMRMVARIPQAG is encoded by the coding sequence ATGAGCGACGCTCAGACCCAGGGCGCTGCCGCCGCCGGCGCGGTCGCCGAAGGTACCGGCCTCTCGATCCTCGACCAGGCCATCGCCGCCACCAAGCAGACCGAGCCGGATCGTGCGCAGGAGCTGCTGCGCACCCTGACCCAGGAAGCGCTGGCCGGTACGGTCACCTTCAACAAGAACCTGGGCCAGACGATCAACAAGGCGATCGCCGCGATCGACGCCAAGATCAGCAAGCAGCTCAACGCCATCATGCACCACGAGAAGTTCCAGAAGCTGGAAGGATCGTGGCGCGGCCTGAACTATCTGGTCATGAACTCGGAGACGGGCTCGACGCTCAAGATCCGCGTCATGAACTGCCCGAAGAAGGACCTGTACAAGGACATCTCGAAGGCGGTCGAATTCGACCAGAGCAACCTGTTCAAGAAGATCTACGAGAACGAGTTCGGCATCGCCGGCGGCGAACCCTACGGCGCCCTGATCGGCGACTACGAGTTCACCAACCACCCCGACGACATGGAGCTGCTGACCGGCGTCTCCAACGTCGCGGCGGCAGCCTTCGCGCCGTTCATCTCCGCCGCCAGCCCCAAGCTGTTCGGCTTCGAGGACATGACCGAGCTGTCGAAGCCGCGCGACCTGGAGAAGATCTTCGACAGCGTCGAGTACACCAAGTGGCGCAGCTTCCGTGAGAGCGACGACAGCCGCTTCGTCACGCTGACCATGCCGCGCGTGCTGGCCCGCATGCCCTACGGCGCCAACACCAAGCCGGTCGAGGAGTTCGAGTACGAGGAAGCCCCGTACGAGGGCGGCATCGCCCGGCCGATGGCCCACAACGACTATTGCTGGATGAACGCCTCCTACGCGATGGGCCAGCGCCTGACCAACGCATTCTCGCAATATGGCTGGTGCACGGCCATCCGCGGCGCCGAGGGCGGCGGCAAGGTCGAGAACCTGCCCTTCCACACCTTCACCTCCGACGACGGCGACAGCGACGCCAAGTGCCCGACCGAGATCGGCATCACCGACCGTCGCGAGGCCGAGCTGTCGAAGCTGGGCTTCCTGCCGCTCTGCCACTACAAGAACCAGGACTACGCCGTCTTCTTCGGCGCCCAGACCACGCAGAAGCCCAAGAAGTACGACCGGCCGGAGGCGACCGCGAACGCCGCGATCTCCGCCCGCCTGCCCTACATTATGGCGACCTCGCGTTTCGCCCATTACCTGAAGATCATGGCGCGCGACAAGATCGGCTCCTTCATGGAGGCGAGCGATTGCGAGGCGTGGCTGAACCGCTGGATCCTGAACTACGTCAACGGCAACGAAGCCGCGGGCCAGGAGATGAAGGCGAAGTACCCGCTGGCCGAGGCCAAGGTGCAGGTGAAGGAGATCCCGGGCAAGCCCGGCTCCTACAACGCCGTCGCCTGGATGCGCCCGTGGCTGCAGATGGAGGAACTGACCACCTCCATGCGCATGGTCGCCCGCATCCCGCAGGCCGGCTGA
- the tssC gene encoding type VI secretion system contractile sheath large subunit, with protein MSESAADFHADDAEATVLERPLRLRAVDMAIGRDDPGLLDAFLAAKGPGDALRLWFGITLPVYDSLDTLRAALDRDIAAIDALLSEQVNAILHHKRFQSLEASWRGVRTLVKQAQTAETVVLRLLNLTWAELCRDQERAIEFDQSQLFNKVYSDEFGMPGGRPFGVLLCDYAVQHRPTKERPTDDVSGLKGLAQVAAAAFAPAIVGAAPELFGLETFHELGLPLDLKSVLRQTEYQRWHRFQETEDSRFIGVALPRVLMREPYGDDPQARHGFRYREESLGGEGGMRLEDHCWGNAVYAFGTVLIRSFLHHGWFADIRGAQRDVVGGGLVTELVVPDFATDATKVAQKFSVEVSISDQLERDLDDLGFIPISRCKDTPYLVFYGNQSVQRVGQYTNMTATANARLSAMMRYMFCVARFAHFLKVMVRDRVGAFVTPEECERDLQSWLHGYCLGNDDASLDQKARYPLREGSIQVRAIPGKPGNYQCVIHLRPHFQLDQVFSTFKLVTELAQTGGAA; from the coding sequence ATGAGCGAGTCAGCGGCCGACTTTCATGCCGATGACGCGGAGGCGACGGTCCTTGAACGGCCGTTGCGTCTGCGGGCGGTCGACATGGCGATCGGCCGCGACGACCCCGGCCTGCTCGACGCCTTTCTGGCGGCGAAAGGGCCGGGCGACGCGCTTCGGCTGTGGTTCGGGATCACCCTTCCCGTCTACGACAGCCTGGATACCTTGCGCGCCGCGCTCGACCGTGACATCGCGGCCATCGACGCGCTGCTGTCCGAGCAGGTCAATGCCATTTTGCACCATAAGCGCTTCCAATCGCTGGAGGCGTCGTGGCGCGGGGTGCGCACGCTGGTGAAGCAGGCGCAGACCGCCGAGACGGTGGTGCTGCGGCTGCTGAACCTGACCTGGGCCGAACTGTGCCGCGACCAGGAACGCGCCATCGAGTTCGACCAGAGCCAGCTGTTCAACAAGGTCTACAGCGACGAATTCGGCATGCCCGGCGGCCGTCCGTTCGGCGTGCTGCTGTGCGACTATGCGGTTCAGCACCGCCCGACCAAGGAACGGCCGACCGACGACGTATCCGGCCTGAAGGGGCTGGCCCAGGTCGCTGCGGCCGCTTTCGCCCCGGCCATCGTCGGGGCCGCGCCGGAACTGTTCGGGCTGGAGACCTTCCACGAGCTTGGCCTGCCGCTGGACCTGAAATCGGTGCTGCGGCAGACGGAATACCAGCGCTGGCACCGCTTCCAGGAGACCGAGGATTCGCGCTTCATCGGCGTGGCGTTGCCGCGCGTGCTGATGCGCGAGCCCTATGGCGACGATCCGCAGGCCCGCCACGGCTTCCGCTACCGCGAGGAGTCCCTCGGCGGGGAAGGCGGAATGCGGCTGGAGGACCATTGCTGGGGCAACGCGGTCTACGCCTTCGGCACCGTGCTGATCCGCTCCTTCCTGCATCACGGCTGGTTCGCCGACATCCGCGGCGCGCAACGCGACGTGGTCGGCGGCGGGCTGGTGACCGAACTGGTGGTGCCGGACTTCGCCACCGACGCCACGAAGGTGGCCCAGAAATTCTCGGTCGAGGTTTCGATCTCCGACCAATTGGAACGGGACCTGGACGATCTCGGCTTCATCCCGATCAGCCGCTGCAAGGACACGCCCTATCTGGTCTTCTACGGCAACCAGTCGGTCCAGCGCGTCGGGCAGTACACCAACATGACGGCGACCGCCAACGCCCGGCTGTCGGCCATGATGCGCTACATGTTCTGCGTGGCGCGCTTCGCCCATTTCCTGAAGGTGATGGTGCGCGACCGCGTCGGCGCCTTCGTCACGCCGGAGGAATGCGAGCGCGACCTGCAGAGCTGGCTGCACGGCTATTGCCTGGGCAACGACGACGCCAGCCTGGACCAGAAGGCGCGCTATCCCTTGCGCGAGGGCAGCATCCAGGTCCGCGCAATTCCGGGCAAGCCCGGCAACTATCAATGCGTCATCCATCTACGGCCGCACTTCCAGCTCGATCAGGTCTTCTCGACCTTCAAGCTGGTGACGGAGCTGGCCCAAACCGGCGGGGCAGCCTGA
- a CDS encoding type VI secretion system accessory protein TagJ: MSETAAQLFQAGRLDEAITALNGEIKKKPTDLDRRVFLAELLSFAGNLERADLQLDTIGTQEPQVAVTMALFRQLVRAEQARGQLFADGRVPEFIDQPADHLRLHLEALVALRAGDTADAVTKLAQAEEMRPPVSGSHDGTPFEDFRDLDDLTGGFFEVFTSTGKYFWIATETVELVEFRAPERPRDLLWRPAHMTVRGGPDGEVYLPALYGGAPADADAAVKLGRVTEWSEDAPVRGQGQRCFLVGEEAVPMMQLGTLEFSGAV, translated from the coding sequence ATGAGCGAAACCGCAGCCCAGCTGTTCCAGGCGGGCCGCCTCGACGAGGCGATCACCGCGCTGAACGGCGAGATCAAGAAGAAGCCGACCGATCTCGACCGCCGCGTCTTCCTGGCCGAGCTGTTGAGCTTCGCCGGCAACCTGGAGCGCGCCGACCTGCAGCTCGACACCATCGGCACGCAGGAACCGCAGGTCGCCGTCACCATGGCGCTGTTCCGCCAGCTGGTACGCGCCGAGCAGGCACGGGGCCAGCTGTTCGCCGACGGCCGCGTGCCGGAGTTCATCGACCAGCCCGCCGACCATCTGCGCCTGCATCTGGAGGCGCTGGTGGCGCTCCGCGCCGGCGACACCGCCGACGCGGTGACGAAGCTGGCCCAGGCGGAGGAGATGCGCCCGCCGGTGTCCGGCAGCCATGATGGCACGCCGTTCGAGGATTTCCGCGACCTGGACGACCTGACCGGCGGCTTCTTCGAGGTCTTCACCAGCACCGGCAAGTATTTCTGGATCGCCACCGAGACGGTGGAGCTGGTCGAGTTCCGCGCCCCCGAACGGCCGCGCGATCTGCTGTGGCGCCCGGCCCACATGACGGTGCGCGGCGGCCCGGACGGCGAGGTCTATCTGCCGGCGCTGTATGGCGGCGCCCCCGCCGATGCCGACGCCGCGGTGAAGCTGGGCCGGGTGACCGAATGGTCGGAGGACGCACCGGTGCGCGGGCAAGGCCAGCGCTGCTTCCTGGTGGGGGAAGAGGCGGTGCCGATGATGCAGCTGGGCACGCTGGAGTTCTCTGGGGCGGTGTGA
- the tssE gene encoding type VI secretion system baseplate subunit TssE: MDRNQSITLSVLDRLLDDTPEHMAPRPHTVADLRAAIRRDLENLLNTRRRVLGWPDDLTELADSILGYGCHDLLVENVGTESRRREVVAQIEAAIRRWEPRFAQLAVSMVENSDPADRTLRFRIEALIHADPAPEPMVFDSVVDPTSNMVTVTSKARG; the protein is encoded by the coding sequence ATGGATCGCAACCAATCCATCACCCTGTCCGTCCTGGACCGTCTGCTCGACGACACGCCGGAGCACATGGCGCCGCGGCCGCACACCGTGGCGGATCTGCGGGCGGCGATCCGGCGCGACCTGGAGAACCTGCTGAACACCCGGCGGCGGGTGCTTGGCTGGCCGGACGATCTGACGGAGCTGGCGGACTCGATCCTCGGTTATGGCTGCCACGACCTGCTGGTCGAGAATGTCGGCACCGAATCCCGCCGGCGCGAGGTGGTGGCGCAGATCGAGGCCGCGATCCGGCGGTGGGAGCCGCGCTTCGCCCAGCTGGCGGTGAGCATGGTCGAGAACAGCGATCCGGCCGACCGCACGCTGCGCTTCCGGATCGAGGCGCTGATCCATGCCGATCCGGCGCCGGAGCCGATGGTGTTCGATTCGGTGGTCGATCCCACCTCCAACATGGTCACCGTGACGAGCAAGGCCCGTGGCTGA
- the tssF gene encoding type VI secretion system baseplate subunit TssF has translation MADELLPYYNRELTYLRRMAAEFSEAHPKIAGRLRLSADAVEDPHVARLLEGVAFLNARISRKLDDEYPELVDTLLDVLYPHYLAPIPSMAVVQMRSSADLTGAHTVPKGTELETEALRGETCRFRTVYPATLWPVDLDQAVLSGRPLVAPPNPRAGDAVAALRLTLRCRVPEMTFTELGPETLRFFLRGQPQQVYALHELIFNNAVSVALADDPHDPNAVILGPDAIRPVGFGDEEGMLPYPARSHGGYRLLTEYFAFPEKFLFFDLNISPKVLRRAGNTLEVFIYLNSTDGDLERAVSKDNFALGCTPVVNLFRQRAEPVALTQTQHEHRVVPDARRPGALEVYSVDSVLATDPDGKQRRFLPFYGLRHGGVEAVSRTYFTASRRPAGGRDPGTEVHLALVDLDFDPSSPAESVLSVETTCLNRDLPSQLPYGGGHPHLKLMEGMAAVSGVACLTPPTPTLRIAERKGHRWRLVSHLLLNHLSISGGAEGTEALREILRLYDFRDSAETRGIADGLVKVTTKRGTARAPSRPGDVAWGDAICRGIDVGIEFDPQRFSGSGMFLLAMILDHFLGLYCSINSFTRLTATVKGRTGVLRTWPARAGNRPLL, from the coding sequence GTGGCTGACGAACTCCTCCCATATTACAACCGCGAGCTGACCTATCTGCGCCGCATGGCGGCGGAGTTCTCGGAGGCGCATCCGAAGATCGCCGGCCGGCTGCGGCTGAGCGCCGACGCGGTGGAGGACCCGCATGTCGCCCGGCTGCTGGAGGGCGTCGCCTTCCTCAACGCCCGCATCAGCCGCAAGCTGGACGACGAATATCCGGAGCTGGTCGACACGCTGCTCGACGTGCTCTACCCGCATTATCTGGCGCCGATCCCGTCGATGGCGGTGGTGCAGATGCGGAGCAGCGCGGACCTGACCGGCGCCCACACCGTGCCGAAGGGGACGGAGCTGGAGACCGAGGCGCTGCGGGGCGAGACCTGCCGCTTCCGCACCGTCTATCCGGCGACGCTGTGGCCGGTCGATCTGGATCAGGCGGTGCTGAGCGGCCGGCCGCTGGTGGCGCCGCCCAACCCGCGGGCGGGCGATGCGGTGGCAGCGTTGCGGCTGACCCTGCGCTGCCGCGTGCCGGAGATGACCTTCACCGAACTGGGTCCGGAAACCCTGCGCTTCTTCCTGCGCGGCCAGCCGCAGCAGGTCTATGCCCTGCATGAACTGATCTTCAACAACGCCGTCTCGGTGGCGCTGGCCGACGATCCGCACGACCCGAACGCGGTGATCCTCGGCCCCGACGCCATCCGTCCCGTTGGTTTCGGCGACGAGGAGGGCATGCTGCCCTATCCCGCCCGCTCCCATGGCGGCTACCGGCTGCTGACCGAATATTTCGCCTTTCCGGAGAAGTTCCTGTTCTTCGACCTGAACATCTCGCCGAAGGTGCTGCGCCGCGCCGGCAACACGCTGGAGGTCTTCATCTATCTGAACAGCACCGACGGCGACCTGGAGCGCGCGGTGTCGAAGGACAACTTCGCCCTGGGCTGCACCCCGGTGGTCAATCTGTTCCGCCAGCGGGCGGAGCCGGTGGCGCTGACCCAGACCCAGCATGAACACCGGGTGGTCCCCGACGCCCGCCGCCCCGGCGCGCTGGAGGTCTATTCGGTTGACAGCGTGCTGGCCACCGATCCAGACGGCAAGCAGCGGCGCTTCCTGCCCTTCTACGGTCTGCGCCATGGCGGGGTGGAGGCGGTCAGCCGCACCTATTTCACCGCCAGCCGCCGCCCGGCCGGCGGGCGCGATCCGGGAACGGAGGTGCATCTGGCGCTGGTCGATCTCGATTTCGATCCGTCCAGCCCGGCGGAATCGGTGCTGTCGGTCGAGACGACCTGCCTGAACCGCGACCTGCCCTCGCAACTGCCCTATGGCGGCGGCCATCCGCACCTGAAGCTGATGGAGGGAATGGCGGCGGTGTCCGGTGTCGCCTGCCTGACGCCGCCGACGCCGACGCTGCGCATCGCCGAACGCAAGGGCCACCGTTGGCGCCTCGTCTCCCACCTGCTGCTCAATCACTTGTCGATCTCCGGCGGGGCGGAGGGGACGGAGGCGCTGCGCGAGATCCTGCGGCTCTACGACTTCCGCGATTCGGCCGAGACGCGCGGCATCGCCGACGGCCTCGTCAAGGTGACGACCAAGCGCGGCACCGCGCGGGCGCCGTCGCGGCCGGGCGACGTCGCCTGGGGCGACGCCATCTGCCGCGGCATCGATGTCGGCATCGAATTCGACCCGCAGCGCTTCAGCGGCAGCGGCATGTTCCTGCTGGCGATGATCCTCGACCATTTCCTGGGGCTGTACTGTTCGATCAATTCCTTCACGCGGCTGACCGCTACGGTCAAGGGCCGCACCGGAGTGCTCCGCACATGGCCCGCCCGCGCCGGCAACCGCCCGCTTCTGTGA
- the tssG gene encoding type VI secretion system baseplate subunit TssG, giving the protein MARPRRQPPASVIDRLFRTPHRFDFFQAVRVLEWQARRDARDPRNARRHAVGHDHDPREEVVRLRAETSLTFPGNQVAGAEPGQDGRPPTVIGAFMGLVGPLGVLPQHYTEIMIRSLRERNRSLRDFFDVFHHRSFSLFYRAWAKYRLPVSFERGQGSRKPDPVSTTLSSFVGIGQPSLTKRLVVEDETLLHYSGLLSRGTRSAVDLQEMLSDFLGRPVTVESFVGGWLPIAADGQTRLPTLAEPEGRHCRLGIDALAGDRAWDVQGKFRLRIGPLNHDQFRDFMPEGREFRKLQDLVRMYVGPELDFELQVTLQAPEVPGARLAAAEDDRDATRLGWNGWVLHAPSPVERKDAVFPMQDL; this is encoded by the coding sequence ATGGCCCGCCCGCGCCGGCAACCGCCCGCTTCTGTGATCGACCGGCTGTTCCGCACCCCCCACCGCTTCGACTTCTTCCAGGCGGTGCGGGTGCTGGAATGGCAGGCCCGGCGCGATGCGCGCGACCCGCGCAACGCCCGCCGCCACGCCGTGGGCCATGACCATGACCCGCGCGAGGAGGTCGTGCGTCTGCGCGCCGAAACCTCGCTGACCTTCCCCGGCAATCAGGTGGCGGGGGCGGAGCCGGGCCAGGACGGACGGCCGCCGACAGTGATCGGCGCCTTCATGGGGCTGGTCGGTCCTCTGGGCGTGCTGCCGCAGCACTACACCGAGATCATGATCCGCTCATTGCGCGAGCGGAACCGGTCTCTGCGCGACTTCTTCGATGTCTTCCATCACCGCAGCTTCTCGCTGTTCTACCGCGCCTGGGCCAAATACCGGCTGCCGGTGTCCTTCGAGCGTGGGCAAGGCTCGCGCAAGCCCGATCCGGTCAGCACCACGCTGTCCAGCTTCGTCGGCATCGGCCAGCCGTCGCTGACCAAGCGGCTGGTGGTGGAGGACGAGACGCTCCTGCATTATTCCGGGCTGCTGTCGCGCGGGACCCGTTCGGCCGTCGATCTGCAGGAGATGCTGTCGGATTTCCTCGGCCGGCCGGTGACGGTGGAGAGCTTCGTCGGCGGCTGGCTGCCGATCGCCGCCGACGGGCAGACGCGTTTGCCGACGCTGGCCGAACCCGAGGGCCGGCATTGCCGGCTGGGCATCGACGCGCTGGCCGGCGACCGCGCCTGGGACGTCCAGGGCAAGTTCCGCCTGCGCATCGGTCCGCTGAACCACGACCAGTTCCGCGACTTCATGCCGGAAGGCCGCGAGTTCCGGAAGCTGCAGGATCTGGTCCGCATGTATGTCGGGCCGGAGCTGGATTTCGAGCTTCAGGTGACGTTGCAGGCGCCGGAGGTGCCGGGCGCCCGGCTGGCTGCCGCGGAGGACGACCGCGACGCCACGCGGCTGGGCTGGAACGGCTGGGTGCTGCACGCGCCGAGCCCGGTCGAGCGCAAGGACGCGGTGTTTCCGATGCAGGATTTGTGA
- a CDS encoding class I SAM-dependent methyltransferase, with amino-acid sequence MSDWSAGYVSDIEYLPGFYREQGPAHLTLSCLINGIAPPSTANGFDYCELGCGHGTTVALFAAANPQGRFHAVDFHPAHIARARDAAEAAGLTNISFHEASFAEMAEGEGPELPEFDFVTLHGVYSWVSPMNRGAIARFLAKKLKPGGLVYVSYNAMPGWAPMMPLQRLLYEYSGLVHERSDRQVKAGLDFAEQLYKAGAKILGDEAMFDKLRGETKTQSATDQSVYLAHEYLNGSWQPLYHVDVARELGEAKLTYAGSATLFENYPDLALTPDQRKALDSIGVPSLRETFKDYCVGRPFRRDVFVRGARRISVAKRDAMLMDMAMALTIPRADARTTIQVPLGEATLEAKHYEPIFDALADGPRRIGELIDLPEVRRAGGNLSAVEIAGMLTGSNQAIPVPNPPERVTPLPGVLAHNRAAANELATSEGRKSSAFAASIGGAGLHVSTMEALLYDGLCEGVPETLDALVGHAMRRLAAPENADDASRKAIADSMDWCLRNSLPVWRKLGVIG; translated from the coding sequence ATGAGCGACTGGAGCGCCGGCTATGTGTCGGACATCGAATATCTGCCGGGCTTCTACCGTGAACAGGGGCCGGCGCATCTGACGCTGAGCTGCCTGATAAACGGCATCGCCCCGCCGTCCACGGCGAACGGGTTTGACTATTGCGAACTCGGCTGCGGCCACGGCACGACGGTGGCGCTGTTCGCGGCGGCCAACCCGCAGGGGCGGTTCCATGCTGTGGACTTCCACCCCGCCCACATCGCCCGCGCCCGCGATGCCGCCGAGGCGGCCGGCCTGACCAACATCAGCTTCCATGAGGCGAGCTTCGCCGAAATGGCCGAGGGCGAGGGGCCGGAGCTGCCGGAGTTCGACTTCGTCACGCTGCACGGCGTCTACAGCTGGGTCAGCCCGATGAACCGCGGCGCCATCGCGCGCTTCCTGGCGAAGAAGCTGAAGCCGGGCGGGCTGGTCTATGTCAGCTACAACGCCATGCCGGGCTGGGCGCCGATGATGCCGCTGCAGCGGCTGCTCTACGAATATTCCGGGCTGGTCCACGAGCGCAGCGACCGGCAGGTCAAGGCCGGGCTCGACTTCGCCGAACAGCTCTACAAGGCCGGCGCCAAGATCCTGGGCGACGAGGCGATGTTCGACAAGCTGCGCGGCGAGACCAAGACGCAGAGCGCCACCGACCAGTCGGTCTATCTGGCACACGAGTATCTGAACGGCAGCTGGCAGCCGCTCTATCATGTCGATGTCGCGCGCGAACTGGGCGAGGCGAAGCTGACCTATGCCGGCTCGGCCACCCTGTTCGAGAATTACCCGGACCTCGCCCTGACGCCCGACCAGCGCAAGGCGCTCGACAGCATCGGCGTGCCCAGCCTGCGCGAGACCTTCAAGGATTACTGCGTCGGCCGCCCCTTCCGCCGCGACGTCTTCGTGCGCGGCGCCCGGCGCATCAGCGTGGCCAAGCGTGACGCGATGCTGATGGACATGGCGATGGCGCTGACAATCCCGCGCGCCGACGCCCGCACCACCATCCAGGTGCCGCTGGGCGAGGCGACGCTGGAAGCCAAGCATTACGAACCGATCTTCGACGCGCTGGCCGACGGGCCGCGCCGCATCGGCGAGCTGATCGACCTGCCGGAGGTGCGGCGGGCAGGCGGCAACCTGTCGGCGGTGGAGATCGCCGGCATGCTGACCGGCTCCAACCAGGCGATCCCGGTGCCGAACCCACCGGAGCGGGTGACGCCGCTGCCGGGCGTGCTGGCCCACAACCGCGCCGCCGCCAACGAACTCGCCACCAGCGAGGGGCGCAAGAGCAGCGCCTTCGCCGCTTCCATCGGCGGGGCCGGCCTGCATGTCAGCACGATGGAGGCGCTGCTCTATGACGGCCTGTGCGAAGGCGTGCCGGAGACGCTGGACGCGCTGGTCGGCCACGCGATGCGCCGTCTGGCCGCCCCGGAAAATGCCGACGACGCCAGCCGCAAGGCCATCGCCGACAGCATGGACTGGTGCCTGCGCAACAGCCTGCCGGTCTGGCGCAAGCTGGGCGTGATCGGATGA
- a CDS encoding tetratricopeptide repeat protein — MSTLAMPTLWTRMRAELGDSDAQYRLAEMLRTSDVVASVPWYRRAARQGHVAAQTMLAFLLANGIGVPPDPRRAVSWYRRAAAKGDVGAQNNLGFMHEHGAGVPCDPAKAALWYRLAALQHSAPAQVNLALLLLDGRGVDRDEVEAVRWLRAAAEQGHPAAQYRLGLCLREGVGLERNAAEAALWLQAAAAAGDREALVALAELRQTVVPAWAGGAEESGAEDEDEAMAWRHQAEQRPMQDARAGAMPPG; from the coding sequence ATGTCCACGCTTGCCATGCCCACGCTTTGGACCCGGATGAGAGCAGAACTGGGCGACAGCGACGCGCAGTACCGGCTGGCGGAGATGCTGCGAACGTCCGATGTCGTCGCTTCCGTGCCCTGGTACCGGCGCGCGGCCCGTCAGGGCCATGTCGCGGCGCAGACCATGCTGGCCTTCCTGCTCGCCAACGGCATCGGCGTGCCGCCCGACCCGCGCCGGGCGGTGTCCTGGTACCGCCGTGCCGCCGCCAAGGGCGATGTCGGGGCGCAGAACAACCTGGGCTTCATGCATGAACATGGCGCCGGCGTGCCGTGCGACCCGGCCAAGGCGGCGTTGTGGTACCGGCTGGCCGCTCTGCAGCATTCGGCCCCCGCCCAGGTGAACCTCGCCCTTCTCCTGCTCGACGGCCGCGGCGTCGACCGCGACGAGGTCGAGGCGGTGCGCTGGCTGCGCGCCGCCGCCGAACAGGGCCACCCCGCCGCCCAGTACCGCCTGGGCCTCTGCCTGCGCGAGGGCGTCGGCTTGGAGCGCAATGCCGCCGAAGCCGCGCTCTGGCTGCAGGCCGCCGCCGCGGCCGGCGACCGCGAAGCGCTGGTCGCGTTGGCCGAGCTGCGCCAGACCGTCGTCCCGGCCTGGGCCGGTGGCGCGGAGGAAAGCGGCGCGGAGGATGAGGACGAAGCGATGGCGTGGCGGCATCAGGCGGAACAGCGTCCCATGCAGGACGCCCGTGCCGGAGCGATGCCGCCGGGCTGA